The sequence TTGCCCCACCCCGTTCCCCGTCGCAGCGCGCCCCGCGTCCACGCCCACCTGGGCCTGGTCTCGCTCGCCGCGAGTGCCCTGACCCTGCTCCCCGCCGGCGCGGCCCGTGCCGCCGGTGAGCCGGTGGCCGCCGGAGCCGCCTACACCGTCGCGTCCGTTGCCGGCGGCCAGTGCCTGGGCGGCCTGTGGGCCGCCGGCACCGGCCGCACCCCGGTCGTGCAGCAGCCCTGCCAGGGCCTCCTCGGCCAGCGCTGGCAGTTCACCCCCAACGGCCGCGGCGGCTACCGGATAGCCGACCGCTCCGCCCCGCAGTCCTGCCTCAACGTCGAGGGCGCCTCCACCGCCCCCGGCGCGGCGCTGATCGAGTACGCCTGCGACGACTCGGCCAACGAGCAGTTCACCCTGGAGAGCGCGGCGAACGGCGCCTTCCTGGTCCACCCCGCCAACAGCGCGCTCTGCCTCGACCTGCCGAACGGCACCCCCACGCCGAACGCGCGGATCCAGCAGTACACCTGCCACGGCGGCGTCAATCAGCAGTGGCTGCTGACCCGGGCCGACCCGCTGGTGTTCGGCGACCCGGGCTTCGAACAGAACGGCAGCGGCTGGACGTTCGGCCCCCACACCGGCACCGCCGGGAACAACGCGCACCGCGGCTCGCGGGCGGCCTACCTGGACGCCGGCACCGGCTACCGGATCAGCCGGAGCACCACCGCGCCGCAGGCCGGTGGTTACGACATCGGCGCCTGGATCGCCTCCGGCGCGGCCGGCGGCACCCTGACCGTGCAGGTCAACGGCGCCACCGCGGGCACGGTGACGATCCCCTCGCAGCGCGTCTACGCCCAGTACACGGTGTCCGGCGTGCGGGTGGCGGCGGGCGACACCGTCACCGTGGCCGTCGACTCGGCGCCCGGCGGCTGGGTCAACGTCGACGACGTCACCGTGGCCCCCGCCGCCCCCAACGCGCCGCGGATCACCTCCTCCGACGCCACCGTCACGGCGATGTTCGAGTGGGCCCGGGCCAAGGCGAACGCGTTCAGCTCGCAGCCAGGCGCCACCGGTCCGCTCAACGCGGACGAGGGCAACACCGGCGGCAGCGGGCAGGGCGTCCAGGCCGCCTCCTACTGGGCCGGCTACCCGTACCGCTCCGCCTTCTACTCGCGGGACTTCGCCCACCAGGTGGTCGGCGCCCACCTGCTCGGCCTCGACGGGGCCACCAAGACGATGCTCCGCTCCTTCGCCTCCTCGGCGGCCGGCGCCCCGGACCACATGCCGTACTGGGCGGTCAACTTCGACGCGAAGACCCCGCTCTCGATCGACTACCACAGCCCGACCTCGTTCGTCCGCGAGCTCCCCGCCGCGTTCGAGCTGGCGCAGAAGATCGACGAGGCGTACCGCTGGACCGGTGACACCGACTACCTGAACGATCCGGCGATGTCCGGCTTCGTCGCGAGCACCGTGGGTCCGTACATCACCGGCCACACCGGTCCGATCGACAACGGCTCCGTCCCCGTCGCCCAGGCCACCAGCGGCGACATCTTCCAGGGCGTCGCCAGCTACAACGAGAACGGTGCCACGCTCGCCGAGTCCGGCGACGCCATCGCCTCCCAGTACCGCGCCTACCTGTCCGCCGCCGCGCTGGCCACCGCCAAGGGCGACACCGCCACGGCCGCCGGGCTGACCACCAAGGCGGCCACCCTGAAGTCCTACTTCAACTCCACCTGGAGCGTGGACCCGGCGAACCCCGGCCGGGTGGTGCGCGCCTACGACGTCAACGGCACCGCGTACAGCGACTGGGGCAAGGAGAACTCCTGGTTCGTCCCGCTCAAGGGGATCATGGACCCGGGTGCCCGGCAGAACGACTACCTGGCCTGGATCGACGCCCAGGCCTCCGGCAGCGGCGCGCCGGAGAACCTGGAGGCCGCGACCTACCTGCCCGACGTCTTCTTCGCCCACAACCAGCCCGACAACGGCTGGAAGTGGATGCGTTACGTCTACGACCGGGCCGGCGCTCTGCACAGCACCGGGCGCTTCCTGAACGGCGACTACCCGGAGATCGCCTTCACCCTGCTCGGCCAGACCGTCCAGGGTCTGCTGGGCGTCCAGCCCGACGCCGCCGGCCGGGCGCTCACCACCGCCTCCGGCCTGCCCGCCGGCATGGGGTGGCTGCAGCTGAGTTCCGTCCCCGTCGGCACCGGCACGGTGACCCTGCGCCACGACGGCGGTACCCGGTCGACGCTGACCAACACCTCCGCCGCCGGCAGTCTGACCTGGACCGCCCGGTTCACCGGCGTCCACAGCGGCATCACCGTCGACGGCGCCGCGCAGACCGCCCGCACCGTCACGGTCGACGGAACGGTGTACACCTACGCCACGGTGACCGTCCCGGCCGGTCGCACCTCGGTCGTCGAGGTCACCGGCTGACAGACCCCCGGCCGGGGCGCGGGATTCCCCCACGCCCGCGCCCCGGCCGGGAACCCGAGGGTCCGCGGACGAGGGCGGGCTCCACCGGCCTGCGCCGGGTGGAGCCCGCCCTCGTCCGCGTCGCCGGCTCCGTACCGCCCGGCCGCCTCCCTGGTCAGGACGGGGGCCCGTCGGGGGGAGGCGGCAGGAGATCGAGCCCGATCGCCTCGGCCGCGACGGTCATGGCGGCGTCGAAGTACGCCGGGCAGTCCGTGATCACCTTGTTCAGATGGCCGAACAGCTCGAAGCTGATCGTGCCGATCAGTGAGACCCACAGGGTCAGCGACCGTTCCACCAGGTCCGCGTAGGGCGCGGCCGGTGCGCCGCCCGCGCTGTCGAGCACCTGCTGGGCGACGAGTCCCGGCCCGGGGAGCGGCCGCGCGGGGGGTCGCAGGAGGCCCGAGGCGTGCGCCTCGACGACAAGAGCGGCCATCAGACGGGTGACCCGGGTGGCGGGGTCGACCGTGTCGGTGGGGGCCTGGTAGCCGGGGACGGGCGAGCCGTAGACCAGGGCGAACTCGTGCGGGTGGAGCAGGGCCCACTCGCGGACCGCGCGGCACGCGGCGAGCCACCGGCCGCCCGGACCGGCGGGAGCGGCGGCGGCGGCCGCCCCTGACTCCGCGGCCTCGCCGATCGCGTTGAACGCGTCGATGATCAGCGCGGTGAGCAGCGCGTCCCGGCTGGGGAAGTAGCGGTACAGCGCGGAGGAGGCCAGGCCCAGGTCACGCGCCACCGCGCGGAGCGACAGCGCGGCCGCCCCGGTCTCGGCGAGCTGGCGGGTGGCGGCTTCCTTGATCGCGCGAGTGAGCTCGGCGCGGGCCAGTTGCCGCGCGGTCTGCGATGCCGTCATGCCGTGCAGTCTCTCATTCAAGAGCAGTGCGCACAATCGAGAGCACTGATCTTGACTTCTCCCGGCCGCTTCGAGAACACTCCTCACCGAAGAGAGAGCACTGCTCTCTCAACTCTCCAGGAGGACCTCCATGGCACGGCACATCGTCATCGGCAAGGGCCCGGTCGGCGCCACCACGGCACGACTGCTCGAGGAACAGGGGCACGAGGTCGTCCTCGTGAGCCGTTCCGGCGGCGACGGGAGCACGGCGCTCGACGTCACCGACACGGCGGCGCTCGGGCGGGCCGTCAGGGGCGCCGAGGTGATCTACAACTGCGCGAGCCCGCTGTACCACCGGTGGCCCACCGACTGGCCGCCGATCGCGAACGCGCTCCTCGACGCGGCGGAGTCCGCCGGCTCGGTACTGGTGACGACGGGCAACCTGTACGGCTACGGTCCCGTCGACGTCCCCATGACGGAGGACCTGCCGCTCGCGGGCGCCGGCCCCAAGGCCCGGGTCCGCGTCGGCATGTGGCGCGACGCGCTGGCCCGGCACCGGGCGGGCCGGATCCGTGTCGCGGAGGCGCGGGCCTCGGACTTCTTCGGGCCCGGCGTCACCGGTAACGGCCACCTCGCCCAGCGGATGATGCCCGCGCTCCTGGCCGGGCGCGCGGTCAGGGTGATGGGCGACCCGGACGCGCCGCACAGCTTCACCTATGTGCCCGACATCGCCCGCGCGCTCGTACGGCTCGGTGCCGACGAGCGGGCCTGGGGGCGCGCCTGGCACGTTCCCACCGCGCCGCCGCTGCCGATCCGGGAGGCGGTCGGGCGGCTGTGCCGGCTGGCGGATCTGCCGCCGGCCGAGGTCGGCCGGATCCCCTGGTGGCCGCTCCACCTGGCTGGTCTGGTCAACCCGATGCTCGGGGAACTGCGGGAGGTGCGGTACCAGTTCGACCGGCCGTTCGTGGTCGACTCCCGGGCGTACACCGCGACCTTCGGCGAGGCGCCGACCCCGGTCGACGAGGCGCTGGGCGCGACCGTCGAGTGGTGGCGCGCACGGCTGGGCCGGTAGCGCCGGCTGCCCGGCTCCGGCCGTCGGGCCGTCGGGCCGTGCAGATCCTGCGGCGAGGTCGGGAGAAGGCCGACGCCGCGTTCGCCGCATCGACTCCGAGCACAGCGTGGCGCAGCGCGACGCTGTGCCGTCCGCCCACTGCCCGCCCACTGCCCGCCCACTGCCCGCCTGCCGAGGAACTGATGACGATCCGCCACTGGCACCGCCCGCTGGTCCTGCTCGCCGCCGCGACGGCGGCCCTCGCCCTGGTGTCCGCCGTCGGGCTCGCGGTCGACGACCGGATCCTGGTCGGCGAACCGATCTGGCTGAAGCCCTTCAAGT comes from Streptomyces sp. TLI_053 and encodes:
- a CDS encoding RICIN domain-containing protein; this encodes MPHPVPRRSAPRVHAHLGLVSLAASALTLLPAGAARAAGEPVAAGAAYTVASVAGGQCLGGLWAAGTGRTPVVQQPCQGLLGQRWQFTPNGRGGYRIADRSAPQSCLNVEGASTAPGAALIEYACDDSANEQFTLESAANGAFLVHPANSALCLDLPNGTPTPNARIQQYTCHGGVNQQWLLTRADPLVFGDPGFEQNGSGWTFGPHTGTAGNNAHRGSRAAYLDAGTGYRISRSTTAPQAGGYDIGAWIASGAAGGTLTVQVNGATAGTVTIPSQRVYAQYTVSGVRVAAGDTVTVAVDSAPGGWVNVDDVTVAPAAPNAPRITSSDATVTAMFEWARAKANAFSSQPGATGPLNADEGNTGGSGQGVQAASYWAGYPYRSAFYSRDFAHQVVGAHLLGLDGATKTMLRSFASSAAGAPDHMPYWAVNFDAKTPLSIDYHSPTSFVRELPAAFELAQKIDEAYRWTGDTDYLNDPAMSGFVASTVGPYITGHTGPIDNGSVPVAQATSGDIFQGVASYNENGATLAESGDAIASQYRAYLSAAALATAKGDTATAAGLTTKAATLKSYFNSTWSVDPANPGRVVRAYDVNGTAYSDWGKENSWFVPLKGIMDPGARQNDYLAWIDAQASGSGAPENLEAATYLPDVFFAHNQPDNGWKWMRYVYDRAGALHSTGRFLNGDYPEIAFTLLGQTVQGLLGVQPDAAGRALTTASGLPAGMGWLQLSSVPVGTGTVTLRHDGGTRSTLTNTSAAGSLTWTARFTGVHSGITVDGAAQTARTVTVDGTVYTYATVTVPAGRTSVVEVTG
- a CDS encoding TetR/AcrR family transcriptional regulator; translated protein: MTASQTARQLARAELTRAIKEAATRQLAETGAAALSLRAVARDLGLASSALYRYFPSRDALLTALIIDAFNAIGEAAESGAAAAAAPAGPGGRWLAACRAVREWALLHPHEFALVYGSPVPGYQAPTDTVDPATRVTRLMAALVVEAHASGLLRPPARPLPGPGLVAQQVLDSAGGAPAAPYADLVERSLTLWVSLIGTISFELFGHLNKVITDCPAYFDAAMTVAAEAIGLDLLPPPPDGPPS
- a CDS encoding NAD-dependent epimerase/dehydratase family protein, yielding MARHIVIGKGPVGATTARLLEEQGHEVVLVSRSGGDGSTALDVTDTAALGRAVRGAEVIYNCASPLYHRWPTDWPPIANALLDAAESAGSVLVTTGNLYGYGPVDVPMTEDLPLAGAGPKARVRVGMWRDALARHRAGRIRVAEARASDFFGPGVTGNGHLAQRMMPALLAGRAVRVMGDPDAPHSFTYVPDIARALVRLGADERAWGRAWHVPTAPPLPIREAVGRLCRLADLPPAEVGRIPWWPLHLAGLVNPMLGELREVRYQFDRPFVVDSRAYTATFGEAPTPVDEALGATVEWWRARLGR